A genomic segment from Candidatus Nanoarchaeia archaeon encodes:
- a CDS encoding helix-turn-helix domain-containing protein, translating to MDTAPLQRLGLQESDVKIYLSLLSHGLSTATQISQYTGLNRSHTYDKLDLLLEKGLISFVIKNNVKYFQASAPEKILDYISEMQKDIQIIIPDLAKLQRSNKTKTIVELYQGKEGMKTVFKDILREKKDYFVLGEEGKFQEILPVFIQQFLRDVPRLGMKEHLLSKESKRGSIAMTPKNSRIKYLPDEILSPSMSVIYGNKTAVFIWSDPLFAILIKDKDVARSFKSYFDVLWRIAKT from the coding sequence ATGGATACAGCGCCGCTTCAACGGCTCGGGCTTCAGGAATCAGATGTTAAAATCTACCTCTCCTTGCTGAGCCATGGCCTAAGCACAGCTACGCAGATTTCCCAGTATACCGGCCTGAATCGAAGCCATACCTACGATAAATTAGACCTGCTTCTGGAAAAGGGGCTCATTTCCTTCGTGATAAAAAACAACGTGAAGTACTTCCAGGCAAGCGCTCCAGAAAAGATTCTCGATTATATAAGTGAAATGCAAAAGGACATCCAAATAATTATTCCTGATCTTGCTAAGCTCCAACGCAGCAACAAAACCAAGACAATTGTTGAACTCTACCAGGGAAAGGAGGGGATGAAAACCGTCTTTAAGGACATACTGAGAGAAAAGAAGGATTATTTTGTGCTTGGAGAAGAAGGGAAATTCCAGGAGATCCTTCCTGTATTTATCCAGCAATTCTTGAGAGATGTGCCAAGGCTCGGCATGAAGGAACATTTGCTGAGCAAGGAAAGCAAGAGAGGCAGCATAGCCATGACTCCCAAGAATTCAAGAATAAAGTACCTTCCTGATGAGATCCTCTCTCCTTCGATGAGCGTTATATACGGGAACAAGACTGCTGTCTTTATTTGGTCAGATCCGCTCTTCGCTATCTTGATTAAGGACAAAGATGTTGCACGATCATTTAAATCGTATTTTGATGTGTTATGGAGGATCGCTAAAACCTAA
- a CDS encoding GGDEF domain-containing protein encodes MKDLDLPWLEMALRSLPEGTQSLLGEAVQHLIQQNASLQQQVELLEQQVGIDALTGLYNKGRFEKDLLEQVSAFERLLDSQRGVVPKESLGLIYGDIDLFKSINDANESHLYGDTVLRDVAAVLRKEARLHEHGYRVGGDEFALILPPSIAEHGLGLANRIRENVSQLPDVTMSFGVALYQRESPVKSRQDLNEAVKRFRTQADTALYQAKELGRNQVVLYQEQV; translated from the coding sequence ATGAAAGATCTTGACCTGCCATGGCTGGAGATGGCTCTACGCAGCCTTCCCGAGGGAACGCAATCATTGCTTGGTGAAGCAGTTCAGCATCTCATTCAGCAGAATGCAAGCCTGCAGCAGCAGGTAGAGCTGCTTGAACAGCAGGTCGGCATTGATGCTCTTACAGGCCTGTACAACAAAGGGAGGTTTGAGAAGGATCTGCTCGAACAGGTCTCAGCATTTGAGCGTCTCTTGGATTCACAGAGAGGTGTTGTGCCAAAGGAAAGCCTTGGCCTCATCTACGGAGATATTGACCTTTTTAAAAGTATTAATGACGCCAATGAAAGCCATCTGTATGGCGACACTGTGTTGAGGGATGTTGCAGCCGTCCTGAGGAAGGAGGCACGACTTCACGAACATGGATACCGCGTAGGAGGAGACGAATTTGCACTTATTCTGCCTCCATCAATTGCTGAACATGGGCTTGGATTGGCCAACAGGATAAGGGAGAATGTAAGCCAATTGCCAGATGTTACAATGAGCTTTGGAGTTGCTCTCTACCAGCGAGAATCTCCTGTAAAAAGCAGGCAAGATTTGAACGAGGCTGTAAAGCGGTTCAGAACGCAGGCTGATACTGCGTTATACCAAGCAAAGGAACTAGGAAGAAATCAAGTAGTCCTGTACCAAGAGCAAGTTTAA